GGTGTTCCTCCAACGCTGGATGACCTCTGGTGCGGATGGCTGTGATCGTCGGGTTCAGGTCGCTGATGCTGCGGTCCCGCACGACGGCGGGGTGGGGCATCGGACGATGAGCAGGAGCGGGAGCGCGGCATCGGATGCGGGCGGCACGGTGCTGACCGTGCCGCAAACGATCCTGGCCGTCATTGGCCGACCTTCCGATCTCAGTTCCTTCGAGGGCGGGTGGCTGACCCGCCCGCTCAGTGTTAACGCTCACACGCCGGGCGTCAAGAGGCTGTGCGGAGAAATGTTCACTCTTCGTTCGAATGGCCGCGACCAGGGTTTCGAGCGCGGAACCACCGGACAAAGGTGACGGGAGCAGACATTCCGCTGGCGTTGCCATCGATGTCGCCGGGGCACTGGGTGCATCGCGCCGCCCGATGGCGCCCCTGGATGCCGCCCTCGTGGACCGGCTGCGGGTCACACGGGGGTGTCGCAGCGACTGGCGCCGTCCGCACACCCGGTGCGCCACAGCGGGCGCGGGGCATCCACCGCTGCCAGGGGAACAACCGCGGATGCCGGGTCAGGGTGCCGCGATGCGGTCAGGTCCTCCGGTACCGGGTGAACAGGTGATCGCCGTCGACGGCGGTGCCGGCCAGCGCCCAGCGCGCCGCGGGACCGGAGTCGGGGCCGAGCAGGGGAGCAGCGCCGGCGCCGACGGTGAACGGCGCGATGGTCAGACACAGCTCGTCGATCCGCCGGGCGGCGATCAGCTCACCGAGCAGGCTGGGCCCTCCCTCGCAGAGCACCCGGCAAAGCCCTCGCTCCCGGAGCGCCGGGACGATCGCCGTCGCATCGACGTGGTCGGCGCCGAGCACCACGATCTCGGCGGCGATGTCGGCCGGGGTCCGTGCTGCCCCGACGGTGGTGGTCAGCAGGAGCGGGCGGGCGGCGGCGGTGTCGATCGCCCGCAGGCCGTCCGGGAGACCCCTGCCGGTGACGACCGCGAGCCGCAGCGGCCGGCCGGCGGGTCGCTCGGTGCCGATGCCCTCGTACCCCTCGGCGCGAACGGTTCCGGACCCGACCAGCAGCACGTCGGCACCGTCGCGCAGGGTGCGCAGGATCTCCTGGTCGGTGTCGTTGCCCAGGCCGCCGGAGACCCCGTCGAGTGCTGCGCGGCCGTCCATCGAGGTGATCATGTTGGCCCGGGTCCACGGGCCGACCGGCCACTCGTAGCCCGACAGGATGTCCGTCCGGTCCGTCATCGACGGATCAGATCACGACGCGGCCCGAAGTCCACCCGCCCGGTCGGCGTGTCGGCACCGACCGTGACTCTCTGTCGAACTTCGTGACCGTGCGTATCGGAGCGCAGGTCCCTGCCGGGTGACAGGCAATCTGCAGCCGCGTCCACGACCACGGGCCGAAGGCCGGGACGGACCGCCTGACCTGCCGGATCGCGCAGGTGCGCGGCCGATTTTCGAACGCCAGGCAACGATGTGTGACACTGACCCGGCCGACATCCGGGGAGGGTTCTCTTGCACATGCCAGTCAGCTGGTGGCGCCGCACCGTCGCGGGGCTGGTGGTCTCGGCCGTCGCCCTGGGAGCCCAGGTCCTGACCGGCCCTGTCGGCATCGCGGCCGCGGCGACGGTCCGGCCTGCTGTCGTTGCGCCGGCCGCCGCCGTCCCCGCCCCTGCCCCGTCGGCAGTACCGGATCCGGCAGCGACTCCCGGCCCCGTGGCCGTCCCCGCCACCGAGGCCGCTCCCGCACCGGCGCCCGCCCGGCCGGCAGCTCTGCCGTACGACGGGGCACCGCGGCTGACCAGCCTGGTGGCCTTCGCCCACGAGTGGGCGAAGAAGGACATCCCGTACGTCTACGCGGGCGGTCACGGCCCGACGCCGGGGATCACCCTCGGCGGGTTCGACTGCTCCGGTTGGGTGCGCTGGGCCTACTGGAGCGCGTTCGGCGTCGACATCGGCGGCGGCACCGCGCATTCGATCATCCATTCCGGGCAGTTCGTGAAGACCTCGACGCCGGTGCCCGGCGACGTCACCGCCTTCAACTGGTCCGGGGGCACGCAGGTCAACCACATCGGCATCTACGTCGGCGGTACCGCGCCGGACGGCCGTCCGGCGCAGATCGACACCCCGGACGTCGGGAAGACGGTCAGCCTGCGCGGCTTCGGGTTCGGATTGCTGGGCTACTACCACTACGTCGGTGCGACGCCCGCCGACTCGGGACCGCTGGTGCACCCGGTGTCACTGACCGCCACCGCCCCGGCCACCGCCGACAAGGGGCAGGTGGTGCCGGTGTCGGGGAAGGTCACCGGCGGCACCGGCATCGTCCGGCTGTACACCCGCAACGTCGGCGCCACCAGCTGGACGCCCGGGACAGAGGTCCGCACCACGTCCACCGGTGGCTACTCGATGCGGTACGTCGCCACCGGCACCGCGCAGCGACTCATGGTGCGGTACCTGGGTTCCGCGAAGGCCAGGGCCGTCGACTCCGCCCAGCTCACCCTCGGTGTCACCGTCCGGAGCACCGTCACCACGGCCACCGCACCGGCCACCGCGATCCGTGGTCAGGCGATCAGCATCACCGGCCGGTCGACCGGGACATCGGCCACCGCAGGTTCTCTCGTCCGCATGTACACCCGGGACGCCGGTGCGGCCGGCTGGCGCAGCACCGCCGAGACCCGCACCGACGCCCGTGGCCGTTACGCGCTCCGGCTCGTCGCGACCGGTCGGCCCACCGAGGTGCTGGTGCGGTTCGTGGGCAACACCGCGGCCCGGATGTCCGACGCCCCGGTGCTGACCGTGCGAGT
This region of Nakamurella alba genomic DNA includes:
- a CDS encoding dihydrofolate reductase family protein, which codes for MTDRTDILSGYEWPVGPWTRANMITSMDGRAALDGVSGGLGNDTDQEILRTLRDGADVLLVGSGTVRAEGYEGIGTERPAGRPLRLAVVTGRGLPDGLRAIDTAAARPLLLTTTVGAARTPADIAAEIVVLGADHVDATAIVPALRERGLCRVLCEGGPSLLGELIAARRIDELCLTIAPFTVGAGAAPLLGPDSGPAARWALAGTAVDGDHLFTRYRRT
- a CDS encoding NlpC/P60 family protein, coding for MPVSWWRRTVAGLVVSAVALGAQVLTGPVGIAAAATVRPAVVAPAAAVPAPAPSAVPDPAATPGPVAVPATEAAPAPAPARPAALPYDGAPRLTSLVAFAHEWAKKDIPYVYAGGHGPTPGITLGGFDCSGWVRWAYWSAFGVDIGGGTAHSIIHSGQFVKTSTPVPGDVTAFNWSGGTQVNHIGIYVGGTAPDGRPAQIDTPDVGKTVSLRGFGFGLLGYYHYVGATPADSGPLVHPVSLTATAPATADKGQVVPVSGKVTGGTGIVRLYTRNVGATSWTPGTEVRTTSTGGYSMRYVATGTAQRLMVRYLGSAKARAVDSAQLTLGVTVRSTVTTATAPATAIRGQAISITGRSTGTSATAGSLVRMYTRDAGAAGWRSTAETRTDARGRYALRLVATGRPTEVLVRFVGNTAARMSDAPVLTVRVSTGATRTAAMVVGGESAGRGDLVLVKGRVTGVAEGTGIVGGTVRLYERSTPTGPWFVAAHGTTDARGYFTIEYTTPDRTRVYLLTRFLGAGTAKLSDATVLELELG